From a single Pseudopipra pipra isolate bDixPip1 chromosome 7, bDixPip1.hap1, whole genome shotgun sequence genomic region:
- the ZRANB3 gene encoding DNA annealing helicase and endonuclease ZRANB3 isoform X2 — translation MIADEMGLGKTIQAIAISYYYKNEWPLLIVVPSSLRYPWVDEMEKWIPELSPDDITIIQNKTDVGGISTSKVTILGYGLLTSDAQTLIDTLYRQNFKVVVVDESHYMKSRNATRSKILLPIVQKALRAVLLTGTPALGRPEELFMQIEALFPRRFGTWSEYAKKYCNARVRFFGKRAQWDCRGASNLEELHQLLSAIMIRRLKNDVLTQLPPKVRQRIPFDLPQAAAKNLNATFAEWEKLMRNLNPDATESHFSQVMNLITRMYKETAIAKAGAVKDYIKMMLENDKLKFLVFAHHLSMLQACTEAVIENKVRYIRIDGSVPSAERIHLVNQFQKDPETRVAILSIQAAGQGLTFTAATHVVFAELYWDPGHIKQAEDRAHRIGQSSSVNIHFLIAKGTMDTLMWAMLNRKAKVTGSTLNGRKEKMQAEEGDKEKWDFLSFAETWTPNESLEDPKNELLFTHFEKEKQHDIRSFFSPKSSMEKKRKRFSGSELLKNDTESSEVTKEEDENLDSTPVDAGDPVCPESTCEHEAKRARSTSGSTPGSCSGKKKTSLTGEKPSLFSEKNSELSPCGLNTSSKSTAVNQVWHCRVCTYTNHDLLPYCEMCGCPQSSSVERIREAPTSQTEEDVSESPRRSEERAECSAEDGREGLGEVENGESEKKCGEGNEDKSDTFQIYDGLLFCASRNTDRIHLYTKDGEPLNHNFIPLDIQLDNWEDLPETFQHKKNRALILRFVKEWTQLTAMKQKIVRKSGQIFYSPIHAAEELSKKQSVGSSTKRYVTREDVAAASLSKAASTGGSVRLISRESGVCPKKENAPVEQSTKLLSDTGGGPSALHGEQGEGSPLPKGYLQALDSQGTPLCLSCQQPTAQLPPGSHAWDTRFCSHACQEDFSIRSSQSYLRTKVFEVEHGVCQFCHQNAQELYLSVRDAPRSRRKELLENSWMSHLPLGQLNEMIRSPTEGQFWQVDHIQPVYSGGGQCSLDNLQTLCTACHRERTAKQAKERSQLKRRSLATKYGCDITKFFVKM, via the exons ATGATTGCTGATGAG atGGGGCTGGGTAAAACCATTCAAGCAATTGCCATTTCATATTACTACAAAAATGAATGGCCTCTCCTGATTGTGGTGCCTTCCTCTCTGAGATACCCTTGGGTCGATGAGATGGAGAAGTGGATTCCAGAGCTCTCTCCAGACGACATTACCATCATCCAGAACAAAACTGATGTCGG GGGAATATCAACCAGCAAAGTAACGATTCTGGGGTATGGCCTGTTAACTTCTGATGCACAGACTTTGATAGACACTTTGTACAGGCAGAACTTCAAGGTGGTTGTGGTTGATGAGTCCCACTACATGAAATCCAGAAACGCCACCCGCAGCAAGATCTTACTGCCAATTGTGCAGAAAGCTCTGAGAGCTGTGCTTCTTACTGGGACTCCTGCTCTGGGAAGACCTGAAGAG cttTTCATGCAGATTGAGGCACTATTTCCAAGAAGATTTGGAACTTGGAGTGAATATGCTAAAAAATACTGCAATGCTCGTGTCAG gtTTTTTGGGAAAAGAGCTCAATGGGACTGTAGAGGGGCTTCAAATTTAGAAGAACTACATCAACTTTTAAGTGCAATAATGATCAGAAGACTGAAGAATGATGTTCTAACTCAGCTGCCTCCCAAAGTCAGGCAGCGGATTCCCTTTGACCTCCCTCAGGCCGCAGCAAAG AATTTGAATGCCACTTTTGCAGAGTGGGAGAAGTTAATGAGAAACCTGAATCCAGATGCCACTGAAAGCCACTTCTCTCAGGTCATGAATCTAATCACACGGATGTACAAAGAAACAGCCATTGCCAAG gcaggagcagtgaAGGATTACATCAAAATGATGCTTGAGAATGACAAGCTGAAGTTCCTTGTCTTTGCCCACCACCTGAGCATGCTGCAGGCCTGCACAGAGGCTGTCATAGAAAACAAG GTTCGCTACATTCGGATAGATGGGAGTGTCCCCTCTGCAGAGAGGATTCACCTTGTCAATCAGTTCCAGAAGGATCCTGAAACCAGGGTTGCTATTTTGAGTATTCAGGCAGCTGGGCAG GGTTTAACCTTCACTGCTGCCACTCACGTGGTGTTTGCTGAACTGTACTGGGATCCAGGCCACATAAAACAAGCAGAGGACAGAGCACACAGGattgggcagagcagctctgtgaacATCCACTTCCTCATTGCCAAGGGAACCATGGACACCCTCATGTGGGCAATGCTGAACCGCAAG GCCAAAGTCACAGGCAGCACCTTGAATGGCAGGAAAGAGAAGATGCAGGCTGAAGAAGGGGATAAGgagaaatgggattttttgAGTTTTGCTGAGACTTGGACCCCAAATGAAAGTCTAGAAGATCCCAAAAATGAACTTTTATTTACACAT tttgagaaggaaaagcagcacgACATTCGttccttcttttccccaaaATCCTCCATGGAGAAGAAACGCAAAAGATTTTCTGGCAGTGAATTGTTAAAGAATGATACAGAATCTTCTGAAGTCACAAAAGAAGAGGATGAAAACCTGGATTCCACACCAGTAGATGCTGGGGATCCAGTTTGCCCTGAAAGCACCTGTGAACATGAAGCCAAAAGAGCCAGAAGCACAAGTGGATCTaccccaggcagctgcagtggtaaaaagaaaacatctctgACTGGAGAAAAGCCCTccttgttttcagaaaaaaacagtgaacTCTCTCCTTGTGGCTTAAATACTTCCAGCAAAAGCACAGCTGTAAACCAGGTTTGGCACTGCAGGGTTTGCACTTACACCAACCACGACCTGCTGCCTTACTGTGAGATGTGCGGGTgccctcagagcagcagtg TTGAGAGAATCCGTGAAGCTCCCACGAGCCAAACTGAGGAAGATGTGTCAGAGAGCCCCAGGAGAAGTGAGGAGAGAGCAGAGTGCAGTGCTGAGGATGGGAGAGAAGGTTTGGGGGAAGTGGAGAAtggagaaagtgaaaaaaagtgTGGAGAAG gGAATGAAGATAAATCAGACACATTCCAAATATATGATGGCCTTTTGTTTTGTGCAAGTAGGAATACTGACAGAATCCACCTGTATACAAAG GATGGGGAGCCCCTGAATCATAACTTCATTCCATTGGACATTCAGCTGGATAACTGGGAAGATTTACCAGAGACTTTCCAGCATAAAAAAAATCGTGCACTG ATCCTGAGGTTTGTGAAAGAATGGACTCAGCTGACAGCAATGAAGCAGAAGATTGTCAGAAAAAGTGGTCAGATATTTTACAGTCCTATTCATGCTGCAGAGGAGTTGTCTAAAAAGCAGTCTGTTGGCAGCAGCACAAAAAG GTATGTGACCAGGGAGGATGTGGCAGCAGCCTCACTCTCCAAAGCCGCCAGCACCGGGGGCAGCGTCCGCCTCATCTCCAGGGAAAGTGGGGTTTGTcccaagaaagaaaatgctcCTGTTGAACAATCCACAAA GTTGCTTTCAGACACTGGAGGAGGTCCCTCAGCCCTTCATGGCGAGCAGGGTGAAGGCTCCCCCCTGCCCAAAGGGTATTTGCAAGCCCTGGACAGCCAGGGGACCCCGCTGTGCCTGAGCTGTCAGCAGCCCACGGCACAGCTCCCGCCCGGCAGCCACGCCTGGGACACGCGGTTCTGCTCCCACGCCTGCCAGGAGGATTTCTCCATCCGCTCCAGCCAGAGCTACCTCAGGACCAAAGTGTTTGAAGTAGAACACGGGGTTTGCCAGTTCTGTCACCAAAACGCGCAGGAGCTTTATCTCAGCGTCAGAGACGCCCCCAGGAGTCGGCGCAAGGAACTGCTGGAGAACTCCTGGATGTCCCACCTCCCACTGGGGCAG CTGAACGAGATGATCCGGAGCCCCACGGAGGGGCAGTTCTGGCAGGTGGATCACATCCAGCCCGTGTACAGCGGAGGAGGACAGTGCTCCCTGGACAACCTGCAGACTCTGTGCACAGCCTGCCACAGGGAG AGAACTGCCAAGCAGGCCAAGGAAAGAAGCCAACTGAAGAGAAGGTCTTTGGCTACAAAGTACGGCTGTGACATCACCAAGTTTTTtgtgaaaatgtaa
- the ZRANB3 gene encoding DNA annealing helicase and endonuclease ZRANB3 isoform X1, which yields MSALQETPTLEASHSENVDAKLSFLPERLRKKLLPFQEKGIVFALQRSGRCMIADEMGLGKTIQAIAISYYYKNEWPLLIVVPSSLRYPWVDEMEKWIPELSPDDITIIQNKTDVGGISTSKVTILGYGLLTSDAQTLIDTLYRQNFKVVVVDESHYMKSRNATRSKILLPIVQKALRAVLLTGTPALGRPEELFMQIEALFPRRFGTWSEYAKKYCNARVRFFGKRAQWDCRGASNLEELHQLLSAIMIRRLKNDVLTQLPPKVRQRIPFDLPQAAAKNLNATFAEWEKLMRNLNPDATESHFSQVMNLITRMYKETAIAKAGAVKDYIKMMLENDKLKFLVFAHHLSMLQACTEAVIENKVRYIRIDGSVPSAERIHLVNQFQKDPETRVAILSIQAAGQGLTFTAATHVVFAELYWDPGHIKQAEDRAHRIGQSSSVNIHFLIAKGTMDTLMWAMLNRKAKVTGSTLNGRKEKMQAEEGDKEKWDFLSFAETWTPNESLEDPKNELLFTHFEKEKQHDIRSFFSPKSSMEKKRKRFSGSELLKNDTESSEVTKEEDENLDSTPVDAGDPVCPESTCEHEAKRARSTSGSTPGSCSGKKKTSLTGEKPSLFSEKNSELSPCGLNTSSKSTAVNQVWHCRVCTYTNHDLLPYCEMCGCPQSSSVERIREAPTSQTEEDVSESPRRSEERAECSAEDGREGLGEVENGESEKKCGEGNEDKSDTFQIYDGLLFCASRNTDRIHLYTKDGEPLNHNFIPLDIQLDNWEDLPETFQHKKNRALILRFVKEWTQLTAMKQKIVRKSGQIFYSPIHAAEELSKKQSVGSSTKRYVTREDVAAASLSKAASTGGSVRLISRESGVCPKKENAPVEQSTKLLSDTGGGPSALHGEQGEGSPLPKGYLQALDSQGTPLCLSCQQPTAQLPPGSHAWDTRFCSHACQEDFSIRSSQSYLRTKVFEVEHGVCQFCHQNAQELYLSVRDAPRSRRKELLENSWMSHLPLGQLNEMIRSPTEGQFWQVDHIQPVYSGGGQCSLDNLQTLCTACHRERTAKQAKERSQLKRRSLATKYGCDITKFFVKM from the exons gtgTATGATTGCTGATGAG atGGGGCTGGGTAAAACCATTCAAGCAATTGCCATTTCATATTACTACAAAAATGAATGGCCTCTCCTGATTGTGGTGCCTTCCTCTCTGAGATACCCTTGGGTCGATGAGATGGAGAAGTGGATTCCAGAGCTCTCTCCAGACGACATTACCATCATCCAGAACAAAACTGATGTCGG GGGAATATCAACCAGCAAAGTAACGATTCTGGGGTATGGCCTGTTAACTTCTGATGCACAGACTTTGATAGACACTTTGTACAGGCAGAACTTCAAGGTGGTTGTGGTTGATGAGTCCCACTACATGAAATCCAGAAACGCCACCCGCAGCAAGATCTTACTGCCAATTGTGCAGAAAGCTCTGAGAGCTGTGCTTCTTACTGGGACTCCTGCTCTGGGAAGACCTGAAGAG cttTTCATGCAGATTGAGGCACTATTTCCAAGAAGATTTGGAACTTGGAGTGAATATGCTAAAAAATACTGCAATGCTCGTGTCAG gtTTTTTGGGAAAAGAGCTCAATGGGACTGTAGAGGGGCTTCAAATTTAGAAGAACTACATCAACTTTTAAGTGCAATAATGATCAGAAGACTGAAGAATGATGTTCTAACTCAGCTGCCTCCCAAAGTCAGGCAGCGGATTCCCTTTGACCTCCCTCAGGCCGCAGCAAAG AATTTGAATGCCACTTTTGCAGAGTGGGAGAAGTTAATGAGAAACCTGAATCCAGATGCCACTGAAAGCCACTTCTCTCAGGTCATGAATCTAATCACACGGATGTACAAAGAAACAGCCATTGCCAAG gcaggagcagtgaAGGATTACATCAAAATGATGCTTGAGAATGACAAGCTGAAGTTCCTTGTCTTTGCCCACCACCTGAGCATGCTGCAGGCCTGCACAGAGGCTGTCATAGAAAACAAG GTTCGCTACATTCGGATAGATGGGAGTGTCCCCTCTGCAGAGAGGATTCACCTTGTCAATCAGTTCCAGAAGGATCCTGAAACCAGGGTTGCTATTTTGAGTATTCAGGCAGCTGGGCAG GGTTTAACCTTCACTGCTGCCACTCACGTGGTGTTTGCTGAACTGTACTGGGATCCAGGCCACATAAAACAAGCAGAGGACAGAGCACACAGGattgggcagagcagctctgtgaacATCCACTTCCTCATTGCCAAGGGAACCATGGACACCCTCATGTGGGCAATGCTGAACCGCAAG GCCAAAGTCACAGGCAGCACCTTGAATGGCAGGAAAGAGAAGATGCAGGCTGAAGAAGGGGATAAGgagaaatgggattttttgAGTTTTGCTGAGACTTGGACCCCAAATGAAAGTCTAGAAGATCCCAAAAATGAACTTTTATTTACACAT tttgagaaggaaaagcagcacgACATTCGttccttcttttccccaaaATCCTCCATGGAGAAGAAACGCAAAAGATTTTCTGGCAGTGAATTGTTAAAGAATGATACAGAATCTTCTGAAGTCACAAAAGAAGAGGATGAAAACCTGGATTCCACACCAGTAGATGCTGGGGATCCAGTTTGCCCTGAAAGCACCTGTGAACATGAAGCCAAAAGAGCCAGAAGCACAAGTGGATCTaccccaggcagctgcagtggtaaaaagaaaacatctctgACTGGAGAAAAGCCCTccttgttttcagaaaaaaacagtgaacTCTCTCCTTGTGGCTTAAATACTTCCAGCAAAAGCACAGCTGTAAACCAGGTTTGGCACTGCAGGGTTTGCACTTACACCAACCACGACCTGCTGCCTTACTGTGAGATGTGCGGGTgccctcagagcagcagtg TTGAGAGAATCCGTGAAGCTCCCACGAGCCAAACTGAGGAAGATGTGTCAGAGAGCCCCAGGAGAAGTGAGGAGAGAGCAGAGTGCAGTGCTGAGGATGGGAGAGAAGGTTTGGGGGAAGTGGAGAAtggagaaagtgaaaaaaagtgTGGAGAAG gGAATGAAGATAAATCAGACACATTCCAAATATATGATGGCCTTTTGTTTTGTGCAAGTAGGAATACTGACAGAATCCACCTGTATACAAAG GATGGGGAGCCCCTGAATCATAACTTCATTCCATTGGACATTCAGCTGGATAACTGGGAAGATTTACCAGAGACTTTCCAGCATAAAAAAAATCGTGCACTG ATCCTGAGGTTTGTGAAAGAATGGACTCAGCTGACAGCAATGAAGCAGAAGATTGTCAGAAAAAGTGGTCAGATATTTTACAGTCCTATTCATGCTGCAGAGGAGTTGTCTAAAAAGCAGTCTGTTGGCAGCAGCACAAAAAG GTATGTGACCAGGGAGGATGTGGCAGCAGCCTCACTCTCCAAAGCCGCCAGCACCGGGGGCAGCGTCCGCCTCATCTCCAGGGAAAGTGGGGTTTGTcccaagaaagaaaatgctcCTGTTGAACAATCCACAAA GTTGCTTTCAGACACTGGAGGAGGTCCCTCAGCCCTTCATGGCGAGCAGGGTGAAGGCTCCCCCCTGCCCAAAGGGTATTTGCAAGCCCTGGACAGCCAGGGGACCCCGCTGTGCCTGAGCTGTCAGCAGCCCACGGCACAGCTCCCGCCCGGCAGCCACGCCTGGGACACGCGGTTCTGCTCCCACGCCTGCCAGGAGGATTTCTCCATCCGCTCCAGCCAGAGCTACCTCAGGACCAAAGTGTTTGAAGTAGAACACGGGGTTTGCCAGTTCTGTCACCAAAACGCGCAGGAGCTTTATCTCAGCGTCAGAGACGCCCCCAGGAGTCGGCGCAAGGAACTGCTGGAGAACTCCTGGATGTCCCACCTCCCACTGGGGCAG CTGAACGAGATGATCCGGAGCCCCACGGAGGGGCAGTTCTGGCAGGTGGATCACATCCAGCCCGTGTACAGCGGAGGAGGACAGTGCTCCCTGGACAACCTGCAGACTCTGTGCACAGCCTGCCACAGGGAG AGAACTGCCAAGCAGGCCAAGGAAAGAAGCCAACTGAAGAGAAGGTCTTTGGCTACAAAGTACGGCTGTGACATCACCAAGTTTTTtgtgaaaatgtaa